The Azospirillum baldaniorum genome contains a region encoding:
- a CDS encoding general stress protein: MASKDNGQDEVQSGSGRTSNRGFASMDRDRQRQIASKGGESVPADKRSFSKNPELAAEAGRKGGRSVPASSRSFSKNPSLAAEAGRKGGQASHGGRGAAIRPGEGD; the protein is encoded by the coding sequence ATGGCCTCGAAAGACAACGGCCAAGACGAAGTCCAATCCGGGAGCGGTCGCACATCGAACCGCGGCTTCGCGTCGATGGACCGTGACCGGCAACGCCAGATCGCCAGCAAGGGCGGGGAAAGCGTGCCAGCCGACAAGCGCAGCTTCTCCAAGAACCCGGAACTCGCCGCGGAGGCGGGGCGGAAGGGGGGCCGGAGCGTACCGGCGTCCTCCCGCAGCTTCTCCAAGAACCCGTCCCTGGCCGCCGAAGCCGGGCGGAAGGGCGGGCAGGCGAGTCATGGCGGACGCGGGGCCGCCATACGCCCGGGCGAAGGCGACTGA
- a CDS encoding HpcH/HpaI aldolase/citrate lyase family protein, whose amino-acid sequence MAATARPRRSVLYMPGSNTRALEKGRSLPADGLILDLEDAVAPDAKAEARATIKASIAAGGYGGRELVVRTNGLNTPWGYDDLVMAASSGADAVLLPKVESPDMVRQAEAVLRANGSPDGQTIWCMMETPLGMLNTKEIAGASPKLGGLVMGTSDLAKDLHAAHTRDRLPMLTSLGLCLLAARAYGLAILDGVHLDLNDDAGFGESCVQGRELGFDGKTLIHPKTIAACNAAFAPSEEEVAQAHRIIQAHAEAVAQGKGVVLVDGRLVENLHVENARRLVAMAEAIDALSS is encoded by the coding sequence ATGGCCGCCACCGCCCGCCCGCGCCGCAGCGTGCTCTACATGCCCGGCTCCAACACCCGCGCCCTGGAGAAGGGGCGCAGCCTGCCCGCCGACGGGCTGATCCTCGACCTGGAGGACGCCGTCGCCCCCGACGCCAAGGCGGAGGCCCGCGCCACCATCAAGGCGTCCATTGCCGCGGGCGGCTATGGCGGGCGGGAACTGGTGGTCCGCACCAACGGGCTGAACACGCCCTGGGGCTACGACGACCTCGTGATGGCGGCCTCCAGCGGGGCCGACGCGGTGCTGCTGCCGAAGGTGGAGAGCCCCGACATGGTCCGCCAAGCCGAGGCGGTGCTGCGCGCCAACGGCTCGCCCGACGGGCAGACCATCTGGTGCATGATGGAGACGCCGCTGGGCATGCTCAACACCAAGGAGATCGCCGGGGCCAGCCCGAAGCTGGGCGGGCTGGTGATGGGCACCTCCGACCTCGCCAAGGACCTGCACGCGGCGCACACGCGCGACCGGCTGCCGATGCTCACCAGTCTGGGCCTCTGCCTGCTGGCGGCGCGGGCCTACGGCCTCGCCATCCTGGACGGGGTGCATCTCGACCTGAACGACGACGCGGGCTTTGGCGAGTCCTGCGTCCAAGGACGGGAGCTTGGGTTCGACGGCAAGACCTTGATCCACCCCAAGACCATCGCCGCCTGCAACGCCGCCTTCGCCCCGAGCGAGGAGGAGGTCGCCCAGGCCCACCGCATCATCCAGGCCCACGCCGAGGCCGTCGCCCAGGGCAAGGGGGTCGTGCTGGTGGACGGGCGGCTGGTGGAGAACCTGCACGTCGAGAACGCCCGGCGCCTCGTCGCCATGGCCGAGGCGATCGACGCTCTTTCCTCGTAA
- the pdxY gene encoding pyridoxal kinase PdxY: MKTVISIQSHVAYGYVGNRAAVFPLQRLGCDAIAVNTVQFSNHTGYGEWTGQVFTAEHVADLMDGVAARGVLPTCDALLSGYMGDVGLGRVIVETAARLKAANPRAVYACDPVMGDVGRGFFVRPGLPEFIRDHAVPAADLMTPNQFELEYLTGRTVETLDDALAATAALRERGPRLVLVTSLTRKDADPGHIEMLADDRDGAWLVSTPRLPLDPPPNGSGDAVAALFLAHYLKAFDPAEALEQAAAAIYAIFQTTRRMGTRELQLIAAQDEFVSPSQRFTATRVR; this comes from the coding sequence ATGAAGACCGTCATTTCGATCCAGTCCCACGTCGCTTACGGCTATGTCGGCAACCGGGCCGCGGTGTTCCCGCTGCAACGGCTGGGCTGCGACGCCATCGCGGTGAACACGGTGCAGTTCTCCAACCACACCGGCTACGGCGAATGGACCGGACAGGTCTTCACGGCGGAGCATGTGGCCGACCTGATGGACGGCGTCGCCGCGCGCGGCGTCCTGCCCACCTGCGACGCGCTGCTCTCCGGCTACATGGGCGACGTCGGGCTGGGCCGGGTGATCGTCGAGACGGCGGCCCGGCTGAAGGCCGCCAATCCGCGCGCCGTCTACGCCTGCGACCCGGTGATGGGAGACGTCGGGCGCGGCTTCTTCGTGCGCCCCGGCCTGCCGGAGTTCATCCGCGACCACGCCGTCCCTGCCGCCGACCTGATGACCCCCAACCAGTTCGAGTTGGAGTATCTGACCGGCCGGACGGTGGAGACGCTGGACGACGCGCTGGCCGCCACAGCCGCCCTGCGGGAGCGCGGGCCGCGGCTGGTCCTGGTGACCAGCTTGACCCGCAAGGACGCCGATCCCGGTCACATCGAGATGCTGGCCGACGACCGCGACGGCGCGTGGCTGGTCTCCACCCCGCGCCTGCCGCTGGACCCGCCGCCCAATGGGTCGGGCGACGCGGTGGCCGCCCTGTTCCTGGCCCATTACCTGAAGGCCTTCGATCCGGCCGAGGCGCTGGAGCAGGCGGCGGCGGCCATCTACGCCATCTTCCAGACCACCCGCCGGATGGGCACGCGGGAGCTGCAACTGATCGCGGCGCAGGACGAGTTCGTGAGCCCCAGCCAGCGCTTCACGGCCACCCGCGTCCGGTAA
- a CDS encoding TIGR00730 family Rossman fold protein, with amino-acid sequence MRICVYAGSNPGTNPAYGEAAEQLGRHMAERGIGLVYGGGRTGLMGRIADSVLAAGGTVTGIIPQFLMDKEVGHQGLQELRIVATMHERKALMAELSDGFIALPGGIGTLEELFEVWTWAQLGRHDKPCGLLNASGFYDGLAGFLDHVAGERFMQPKHRDMLIVRDTAPGILDAFAAYEPPAVRKWLDEART; translated from the coding sequence ATGCGGATTTGCGTCTATGCCGGGTCCAACCCCGGCACCAACCCGGCCTATGGCGAGGCCGCGGAGCAGCTTGGCCGCCATATGGCGGAGCGTGGCATCGGCCTCGTCTACGGCGGCGGGCGGACCGGCCTTATGGGGCGGATCGCCGACTCGGTCCTGGCGGCCGGCGGCACGGTCACCGGCATCATCCCGCAATTCCTGATGGACAAGGAGGTCGGCCACCAAGGCCTCCAGGAACTGCGGATCGTCGCCACCATGCACGAGCGCAAGGCCCTGATGGCCGAGCTGTCCGACGGCTTCATCGCGCTGCCCGGCGGCATCGGCACGCTGGAGGAGCTGTTCGAGGTGTGGACCTGGGCGCAGCTCGGCCGCCACGACAAGCCCTGCGGCCTGCTCAACGCCTCCGGTTTCTACGACGGGCTGGCCGGCTTCCTCGACCATGTGGCGGGGGAGCGCTTCATGCAGCCCAAGCACCGCGACATGCTGATCGTCCGCGACACCGCTCCGGGCATCCTGGACGCCTTCGCCGCCTACGAGCCGCCGGCGGTGCGGAAGTGGCTGGACGAGGCCCGCACCTGA
- the zapE gene encoding cell division protein ZapE, whose amino-acid sequence MSDGPLSLYRARRGTGTLRPDPDQELAAEKLQSLYKALKGYSPQPAGKAGGAKAGWLERFGLGRPRSEPAEAPQGLYMYGGVGRGKSMLMDLFFDTAPVEKKRRVHFHEFMLEVHERIHQHRQSGKSKGKDADDALPELARALADEAWLLCFDEFHVTNVVDAMILGRLFTSLFDLGVVVVATSNWPPDMLYKDGLQRELFLPFIALLKEKLDVLALEGPTDYRLDRLQGKPVYFWPLGPESDARIRQTFATLTDGARGEPTHLSVQGRKVEIACAAKCVALVDFWSLCGKPLGAADYIAIATHFHTVLIHGVPTMKDELRNEAKRFMTLIDALYEHKVNLVVAAEGPPERLYPEGTHAFEFERTVSRLMEMQSEDYLRQQHLT is encoded by the coding sequence ATGTCTGACGGACCGCTTTCGCTCTACCGGGCCCGCCGCGGCACCGGAACGCTGCGCCCCGACCCCGACCAGGAGCTGGCCGCCGAGAAGCTCCAGAGCCTTTACAAGGCGCTGAAGGGCTACAGCCCGCAGCCCGCCGGGAAGGCCGGCGGGGCGAAGGCCGGCTGGCTGGAGCGGTTCGGGCTGGGCCGTCCGCGCTCCGAACCGGCGGAGGCGCCGCAGGGTCTCTACATGTACGGCGGCGTCGGGCGCGGCAAGTCGATGCTGATGGACCTGTTCTTCGACACCGCCCCGGTGGAGAAGAAGCGCCGCGTCCATTTCCACGAATTCATGCTGGAGGTGCACGAGCGCATCCACCAGCACCGCCAGTCGGGCAAGAGCAAGGGCAAGGACGCCGACGACGCCCTGCCGGAACTGGCCCGCGCGCTGGCCGACGAGGCGTGGCTGCTCTGCTTCGACGAGTTCCACGTCACCAACGTCGTGGACGCGATGATCCTGGGCCGGCTGTTCACCAGCCTGTTCGACCTGGGCGTGGTGGTGGTCGCGACCTCCAATTGGCCGCCGGACATGCTCTACAAGGACGGGCTCCAGCGCGAGCTGTTCCTGCCCTTCATCGCCCTGCTCAAGGAAAAGCTGGACGTTCTGGCGCTGGAAGGGCCAACGGACTACCGGCTGGACCGGCTCCAGGGCAAGCCCGTCTATTTCTGGCCGCTCGGCCCAGAGAGCGACGCCAGGATCCGCCAGACCTTCGCGACGCTGACCGACGGCGCCCGGGGCGAACCGACCCATCTGTCGGTCCAGGGCCGGAAGGTGGAGATCGCCTGCGCCGCCAAATGCGTCGCGCTGGTGGATTTCTGGAGCCTGTGCGGCAAGCCGCTGGGGGCCGCCGACTACATCGCCATCGCGACGCACTTCCACACCGTGCTGATCCACGGCGTGCCGACGATGAAGGATGAGCTCCGCAACGAGGCCAAGCGCTTCATGACGCTGATCGACGCGCTCTACGAGCACAAGGTCAACCTCGTGGTCGCCGCCGAAGGCCCGCCGGAACGGCTGTACCCCGAGGGCACCCACGCCTTCGAATTCGAACGCACGGTCAGCCGCCTGATGGAGATGCAGTCCGAAGACTACCTGCGCCAGCAGCATCTCACCTGA
- a CDS encoding diguanylate cyclase has product MDSQKDRKAAILAATLSSLWTDTEPAVRERVTAIALADAEAISGIFYAILLDRPDSNTFLSHALVQERLRPSLARWIGALFTASSDEAIAAVLEQNYQVGLIHARINIPLTLVNAGMRIIKKELSARLLAADLSRAQTASAILFVGELLDTVLDNMHEAYLGDLLGNVRHQQSLKMFMSGPNLALEGERLKSSLFDWLRNTVVSFYAHEDSNHASPPPIESSDFGLWLNHKAELTFGRVTELDLIRERTNRISAKVTAAVEGGWITPAFVKELNNDVTEIAYVLGTIIEKAMEIESGRDPLTRLLTRRFMPAIFQREVAISLRHGKPFAVLLMDADHFKTINDTLGHQAGDSVLSDMAELLHTHVRAGDFVFRYGGEEFLILLTEMDEAALRVKADQLRRTVEEHRFHGAGGAGNGLQVTASIGAALHEGHPDYEHTVRRADAALYEAKRQGRNRVVIA; this is encoded by the coding sequence ATGGACAGCCAGAAAGACCGCAAGGCCGCGATCCTCGCCGCCACGCTGTCGTCGCTGTGGACGGACACCGAACCCGCCGTGCGCGAGCGTGTGACCGCCATCGCCCTCGCCGACGCCGAGGCGATCTCGGGCATCTTCTACGCGATCCTGCTGGACCGTCCGGACAGCAACACGTTCCTCAGCCACGCGCTGGTCCAGGAACGGCTGCGCCCCTCGCTGGCGCGCTGGATCGGCGCGCTGTTCACCGCCTCCAGCGACGAGGCCATCGCGGCGGTGCTGGAGCAGAATTACCAGGTCGGGCTGATCCACGCCCGCATCAACATCCCGCTGACGCTGGTCAACGCCGGGATGCGGATCATCAAGAAGGAGCTGTCCGCCCGCCTGCTGGCCGCCGACCTCAGCCGCGCGCAGACCGCCTCCGCCATCCTGTTCGTCGGCGAATTGCTGGATACCGTGCTGGACAACATGCACGAGGCCTATCTGGGCGACCTGCTGGGCAACGTCCGCCACCAGCAATCCCTGAAGATGTTCATGAGCGGCCCCAATCTGGCGCTGGAGGGCGAGCGGCTGAAGTCGTCGCTGTTCGACTGGCTGCGCAACACGGTGGTGTCCTTCTACGCGCATGAGGACAGCAACCACGCGAGCCCTCCGCCCATCGAATCCTCCGATTTCGGCCTGTGGCTGAACCACAAGGCGGAGCTGACCTTCGGCCGCGTCACCGAATTGGACCTCATCCGCGAGCGCACCAACCGCATCAGCGCCAAGGTCACCGCGGCCGTGGAGGGCGGCTGGATCACACCCGCCTTCGTGAAGGAGCTGAACAACGACGTCACGGAGATCGCCTACGTCCTCGGCACCATCATCGAGAAGGCGATGGAGATCGAAAGCGGGCGCGACCCGCTGACCCGCCTGCTGACGCGGCGCTTCATGCCGGCGATCTTCCAGCGCGAAGTGGCCATCAGCCTGCGCCACGGCAAGCCGTTCGCCGTGCTGCTGATGGACGCCGACCATTTCAAGACGATCAACGACACGCTGGGCCATCAGGCGGGCGACTCCGTCCTGTCGGACATGGCGGAGTTGCTGCACACCCACGTCCGGGCCGGCGATTTCGTCTTCCGCTACGGCGGGGAGGAGTTCCTCATCCTGCTGACCGAGATGGACGAGGCGGCGCTGCGCGTGAAGGCCGACCAGCTGCGCCGGACGGTCGAGGAGCACCGTTTTCACGGTGCCGGGGGCGCCGGGAACGGGCTGCAGGTCACCGCTTCGATCGGGGCGGCCCTGCACGAGGGGCACCCGGATTACGAACACACCGTTCGCCGGGCCGACGCCGCCCTCTACGAGGCCAAGCGCCAGGGGCGCAACCGCGTGGTGATTGCCTGA
- a CDS encoding ATP-binding protein translates to MASRNPVRDATLPPSGMGPAGLPPAGLPPSGLGERLFEVLGSVRFLMRASGVAFIVVVNAMIAYGVWQRHAEAVQGAERSTRNLARILEEQAVRTVFSVDLLLSDLVTVLDTHPQARTVAAPSVNALLRNRRDAIGPISGLIVVDEQGRVLHHSADSSPPAFDLTSRPYFAAHRDEGASDGGLHVGAPIPSMAFPGTYVIPMSRRWSHPDGSFAGVVVAMINPLRLGAGFEGLRLGLEGTVTLALADGTVLIHRPWDEGRQRLATLADWPEVDAVLRTRDAATLDSVLPTDGRPSIASVRRVADYPFTVAATLPKAEALGEWKRDSAVWIAMGLAMSMVIALLTWYVERQQSRREQDQNRLERASRRIRGILESMVDAVVTIDSRGIIETFNPAAERMFGYAEAEVVGQSVNILLPEGFRAGHDRSMAEYRPNAGSRIIGNDREVLALRRDGSTFPMNLAVSALRLGGPDGEGGPDENGAPRRVFVGVIRDVTKRRQQEAELLASKSQAEMANRAKSDFLANMSHELRTPLNAIIGFSEILDSEFFGKLNERQKSCAKDIHDSGKHLLDIVNAVLDMSKIEAGRYELSEEVIDPCEAVAQCLTMVRDRAADSGVDLRNGLSGGLPTVWVDRRAFKQVLLNLLSNAVKFTPDGGSVTLAARVEEDGALALSVTDTGIGIPKEFMEHLFQPFRQADNSASRQFEGTGLGLSISKNFMELHGGSLTCASTLGAGTTMTLRLPAERVMKPEDTAARIAAALV, encoded by the coding sequence ATGGCCAGCCGCAATCCGGTTCGCGACGCGACCTTGCCGCCCTCTGGAATGGGGCCCGCCGGACTGCCCCCCGCCGGACTGCCCCCCTCCGGATTGGGGGAGCGGCTGTTCGAGGTTCTGGGATCGGTGCGCTTCCTGATGAGGGCGTCCGGCGTGGCCTTCATCGTCGTGGTGAACGCGATGATCGCCTACGGCGTCTGGCAGCGCCACGCCGAGGCCGTCCAGGGGGCCGAGCGCTCGACCCGGAACCTCGCCCGCATCCTGGAGGAGCAGGCCGTCCGCACGGTGTTCAGCGTGGACCTGCTGCTGTCCGATCTGGTCACCGTCCTGGACACCCACCCGCAGGCCCGCACCGTGGCGGCGCCGTCGGTGAACGCCCTTCTGCGCAACCGGCGCGACGCCATCGGCCCGATCTCCGGCCTGATTGTGGTGGACGAGCAGGGCCGTGTGCTGCACCACTCCGCCGACAGCAGCCCGCCGGCCTTCGACCTGACCAGCCGGCCCTATTTCGCGGCCCACCGGGACGAGGGCGCGTCGGACGGCGGGCTTCACGTCGGCGCGCCGATTCCCAGCATGGCCTTCCCCGGCACCTACGTCATTCCGATGAGCCGCCGCTGGTCCCACCCGGACGGCAGTTTCGCCGGGGTGGTCGTCGCCATGATCAATCCGTTGCGGCTCGGGGCCGGCTTCGAAGGGCTGCGGCTGGGGCTGGAGGGCACGGTCACCCTGGCGCTGGCCGACGGCACGGTGCTGATCCACCGCCCCTGGGACGAGGGCCGGCAACGGCTCGCCACGCTGGCCGACTGGCCGGAGGTCGACGCCGTGCTGCGCACGCGGGACGCGGCGACGCTGGACAGCGTGCTGCCCACCGACGGGCGCCCCAGCATCGCCAGCGTCCGCCGCGTCGCCGACTATCCCTTCACCGTCGCCGCGACGTTGCCAAAGGCCGAGGCGCTGGGCGAATGGAAGCGCGACAGCGCGGTGTGGATCGCCATGGGCCTCGCCATGTCCATGGTGATCGCCCTGCTGACCTGGTACGTGGAGCGGCAGCAGTCCCGGCGGGAGCAGGACCAGAACCGGCTGGAGCGCGCCTCCCGGCGCATCCGCGGCATCCTCGAATCCATGGTGGACGCGGTGGTCACCATCGACTCCCGCGGCATCATCGAGACCTTCAACCCCGCGGCGGAGCGCATGTTCGGCTATGCCGAGGCGGAGGTGGTGGGACAGAGCGTCAACATCCTGCTGCCGGAAGGCTTCCGCGCCGGCCACGACCGCTCGATGGCCGAATATCGCCCGAACGCCGGCTCGCGCATCATCGGCAACGACCGCGAGGTCCTGGCGCTGCGCCGCGACGGCAGCACCTTCCCGATGAATCTGGCGGTCAGCGCGCTGCGGCTGGGCGGGCCGGACGGGGAGGGCGGGCCGGACGAAAATGGCGCACCGCGGCGCGTCTTCGTCGGCGTCATCCGCGACGTCACCAAGCGCCGGCAGCAGGAGGCCGAGCTTCTCGCCTCCAAGAGCCAGGCGGAGATGGCCAACCGTGCCAAGTCCGACTTTCTGGCCAACATGAGCCACGAGCTGCGCACGCCGCTGAACGCCATCATCGGCTTCTCGGAAATCCTCGATAGTGAGTTTTTCGGCAAGCTGAACGAGCGCCAGAAGTCCTGCGCGAAGGACATCCACGACAGCGGCAAGCATCTGCTGGACATCGTGAACGCCGTGCTCGACATGTCGAAGATCGAGGCGGGCCGCTACGAGCTGTCCGAAGAGGTGATCGACCCCTGCGAGGCGGTGGCCCAGTGCCTGACCATGGTCCGCGACCGCGCGGCCGACAGCGGGGTGGACCTGCGCAACGGCCTGTCCGGCGGCCTTCCCACCGTCTGGGTGGACCGTCGCGCGTTCAAGCAGGTGCTGCTCAATCTGCTGTCCAACGCGGTGAAGTTCACGCCCGACGGCGGCAGCGTCACCCTGGCCGCCCGCGTCGAGGAGGACGGCGCCCTGGCCCTGTCGGTGACCGACACCGGGATCGGCATCCCGAAGGAGTTCATGGAGCATCTGTTCCAGCCCTTCCGGCAGGCCGACAACTCCGCCAGCCGCCAGTTCGAGGGGACCGGGCTGGGGCTGTCGATCTCCAAGAACTTCATGGAGCTGCACGGCGGTTCGCTGACCTGCGCCAGCACGCTGGGTGCTGGGACTACCATGACCCTGCGCCTGCCCGCCGAGCGGGTGATGAAGCCGGAAGACACCGCCGCCCGGATCGCCGCCGCGCTGGTGTGA
- the odhB gene encoding 2-oxoglutarate dehydrogenase complex dihydrolipoyllysine-residue succinyltransferase: protein MATEIKVPTLGESVSEATVARWLKKVGDAVAADEALVELETDKVTLEVNAPSAGTLAEIVAADGANVGVGALLGVLGEAGAAVAAPAKAAAPAAAAPAPAAAPAAAPAPAGASALADAGPAARKLVAEKGLDASQIAGSGKDGRITKGDVIDHAAKPAAAPAAAPAAASQKYQWTAGTAGDRPRAAQEERVRMTRLRQRIAERLKEAQNSAAMLTTFNEVDMTNVMALRNEYKDFFEKRHKVRLGFMSFFVKAAIQALKEIPAVNAEIDGTDLVYKNYYDIGVAVGTPQGLVVPIVRDADKLGFAQIEGKIGELGKKGRDGKLSMDELTGGTFTISNGGVYGSLMSTPIINPPQSAILGMHKTQERPVVVNGKIEIRPMMYLALSYDHRIIDGKEAVTFLVRIKENIEDPRRLLLDV from the coding sequence ATGGCTACCGAAATCAAGGTCCCCACCCTGGGCGAGTCCGTCTCCGAGGCGACCGTTGCCCGCTGGCTGAAGAAGGTCGGCGACGCGGTCGCCGCCGACGAGGCGCTGGTCGAGCTGGAGACCGACAAGGTCACGCTTGAGGTGAACGCCCCGTCCGCCGGCACGCTGGCGGAGATCGTCGCCGCCGACGGCGCCAACGTCGGCGTCGGCGCCCTGCTGGGCGTGCTGGGCGAGGCCGGCGCCGCCGTGGCCGCCCCGGCCAAGGCCGCCGCTCCCGCCGCTGCGGCTCCGGCTCCCGCCGCTGCCCCGGCCGCCGCTCCGGCTCCGGCGGGCGCCTCCGCCCTGGCCGACGCCGGCCCGGCCGCCCGCAAGCTGGTCGCCGAGAAGGGTCTCGACGCTTCGCAGATTGCCGGCTCGGGCAAGGACGGGCGCATCACCAAGGGCGACGTGATCGACCACGCCGCCAAGCCGGCCGCGGCCCCCGCCGCCGCTCCGGCCGCCGCGTCCCAGAAGTACCAGTGGACCGCCGGCACCGCGGGCGACCGCCCGCGCGCCGCGCAGGAGGAGCGGGTCCGCATGACCCGTCTGCGCCAGCGCATCGCCGAGCGTCTGAAGGAGGCCCAGAACAGCGCCGCCATGCTGACCACCTTCAACGAGGTGGACATGACCAACGTCATGGCGCTGCGCAACGAGTACAAGGACTTCTTCGAGAAGCGCCACAAGGTGCGTCTCGGCTTCATGTCCTTCTTCGTGAAGGCGGCCATCCAGGCGCTCAAGGAAATCCCGGCCGTCAACGCCGAGATCGACGGCACCGACCTCGTCTACAAGAACTACTACGACATCGGCGTCGCCGTCGGCACGCCGCAGGGTCTGGTGGTTCCGATCGTCCGCGACGCCGACAAGCTCGGCTTCGCCCAGATCGAGGGCAAGATCGGCGAGCTGGGCAAGAAGGGCCGCGACGGCAAGCTGTCGATGGACGAGCTGACCGGCGGCACCTTCACCATCTCCAACGGCGGCGTCTACGGCTCGCTGATGTCCACCCCGATCATCAACCCGCCGCAGTCGGCCATCCTGGGCATGCACAAGACCCAGGAGCGCCCGGTCGTCGTGAACGGGAAGATCGAAATCCGCCCGATGATGTATCTGGCCCTGTCCTACGACCACCGCATCATCGACGGCAAGGAAGCGGTGACCTTCCTCGTCCGCATCAAGGAAAACATCGAAGACCCGCGGCGCCTGCTGCTGGACGTCTGA